In Pochonia chlamydosporia 170 chromosome Unknown PCv3seq00009, whole genome shotgun sequence, a genomic segment contains:
- a CDS encoding kinase domain-containing protein (similar to Metarhizium acridum CQMa 102 XP_007815445.1), whose product MAYDLKRHKLVALKIGIPGKMGERELHAQKEILRTVQDVSRHLTFLDTFSLVDVNGTHLVMVFPVRGPSLHGFLRGLKVKTRMKASKQLLSALESLHDAGIVHCDLNSGSMLWDIGDIDNYTPKMAYRILGRPRKAPLWAQTWKTGELVEPIHSPAVYCAPERFHGIGPSFASDMWSYMCLFAELYLGVVPFQGRANATAVSSLVRSLGYLPSQWHGSYDAGDTPEEFWYDQAQRPYTLVTLEEVSKRARPEIDGTERKLVLSVFSRVFAYLPEHRLAAAELLQDKDFNAIMALYGC is encoded by the exons ATGGCGTATGATCTTAAGCGCCATAAACTGGTTGCGTTGAAGATCGGCATCCCTGGCAAAATGGGGGAACGGGAGCTTCATGCGCAAAAAGAAATCCTTCGTACGGTTCAGGATGTATCCCGCCATCTTACTTTTCTAGATACCTTTTCCCTCGTGGATGTGAATGGCACACACTTGGTCATGGTGTTCCCTGTTCGTGGTCCAAGCCTACACGGTTTCTTGAGAGGACTGAAGGTAAAGACTAGGATGAAGGCTTCAAAGCAACTACTCTCCGCTCTGGAATCCTTACATGACGCTGGTATTGTGCACTGTG ATCTGAACAGCGGGAGTATGCTCTGGGATATAGGTGATATCGACAACTATACTCCGAAAATGGCCTACCGAATATTAGGCCGCCCTCGAAAAGCGCCATTATGGGCCCAGACTTGGAAAACTGGCGAGTTGGTTGAGCCCATTCAC TCCCCTGCCGTCTACTGTGCCCCTGAGCGATTCCACGGCATCGGCCCCAGCTTTGCCAGCGATATGTGGAGTTACATGTGTCTCTTCGCAGAGCTGTACCTTGGTGTTGTTCCCTTTCAGGGCAGAGCAAATGCGACTGCTGTCTCTAGTCTAGTCCGGAGCCTTGGTTATCTCCCTTcgcaatggcatggcagcTATGATGCAGGTGATACGCCAGAGGAGTTCTGGTACGACCAGGCGCAAAGACCGTACACTCTGGTTACTCTGGAAGAAGTTAGCAAACGGGCCCGGCCGGAGATTGACGGAACGGAGCGGAAGTTGGTGCTGTCTGTCTTCTCCAGGGTTTTTGCTTACTTGCCCGAACACCGTTTGGCGGCAGCAGAATTGTTACAGGATAAAGATTTCAATGCCATTATGGCGTTGTATGGCTGCTGA